The DNA region CGTTAGCCTCAAATAATAAAATGGAGCACTGAATTGGCAATTTTGGATTTTAAAGAAATAGCAGAGGCTCATAAGGCAACTGGACTGCAAGATACATTCGAGTTATTTACCAGAGATTTCCTGTCCTTTATGGGTTACAAAGTTATCACCGACCCTGATCGTGGTGCTGACGGTGGAGTTGACTTAATCGTTGAAGAAAGAAGAACAGGTGTTGGTGGTGAAACCAATATTAAATGGCTCGTTAGTTGTAAGCATAAAGCATTTAGTGGGAAATCTGTTTCACCTATAGACGATGCCAATATAAGGGATAGAGTAGAGTCTAATGGTTGCCAGGGGTTTATTGGATTTTACTCAACATTAGCTAGTACAGGATTATCAACCAATCTTGAAGGAATGAAGGATAAGCTGGAATATCAGGTATTTGATAAAGAAAAAATAGAAGGACAGCTTCTTCATTCTGCAAAAGGCCTAGAAATTGCTGAAAGATACTTTCCTGTTTCATTATCAGAATGGCGAACTGAAAACCCACAGCCAGCCAAAATATTTGTTGAGAAACCTAGTTTGAAATGCAAGGTCTGTGAAAAAGAACTTCTTGAACAAGATGATAATGGTGTTATTACTTTATGGCAGAGAAAACGAAAAGATTACGAAAAAGAGAAAGAACATTTTGAGTATGTGTTCTGGACGTGTCGTGGACGCTGTGACTCTGTTCTTGCTCAAGCCATCAGGGCTAAAACCAATCAGCTAATTGATGGTTGGGAAGATATTTCTGATGTAATGATGCCAACTATATTTATAAAATGGGTAATGAGTATCATGAATGAACAGCGCAGTGGTGTTGTATATTCTGACGAAGCATATGAAAGCCTAAAAGAATTTATGCTTCAAGTATTTCCATATGTCTCTCGTCATCTTACAGCCAAAGAAACTGAGCATGTTAAATCTCTGGGTATGATTCCGTCATATCTTGGTGGTTTAGGCTATGAAGGCTAACAAAGCCATTAACTCGGACGCCAAAAACTGCGCTGCGCTCCATTTTTTGGCTCCGGTTATGGTAGGCGTTACACGTACTAAAAATCAATGGGGTCATAAAAATCAATGGGGTCAGACTCGATTGATTTTAAAAGAGGGCCAGTTTAAGTCCAGACGATGTGATTAAAAGGGCTTTATCATGGCGTAATTACTTTGTTGTGTTGTAATGGGTGAACCTCAGCACGCTATCGTTCGTGGTAACAACGCTAAGCTCTTGGTTTCCTAGTCGCGTATTATGATCTAACCCACATCACTAGGGTACGGGGTATAAGCTTCAACAGCCCAAAGATAACGTATTACTAATAAGTAAACTCAATATCACTTTGTGATGAAATATTAGGTACTACAACGGTATTTTGTGTTTAGCTGCTTCTGCATTACAAAAGCTGTGGTCGTTATAGGCTTGATGTATTTGGCGAGATATTTTAAGCGTTTGTTTACGTGTTTTAATGCTAGAATTGAAAAACAACGAATAAAGTTGGCGCTATATTTAAACGTTATTATTTGGCATAACTGTTGATGAAAAAAGTTGTTACATCGTTACTGATATTTTGTTTGATGGCTGCTCCGGCCGTGTCGATATCGGGTGCGTGTTCTAACATGGACAAAGTTGATAGCCTTTCAAAGGCCTTTAAGCATGCAAATAGCGGTGCGACTCATCAGCAACACCAGCAAGCATCTATGGTTAACGAGACTCATATGGGTTGTGAATGCTCTGATAATATAAATTGTGTCGGTCATGCATCTGCCTATGTGGCGACAAACAATGTAGTGCCTAAATCGTTGGGCTTGTCTTCCATTTTTATAACCTATAGCGCCATCGAAAGGCCTAATGAATCACTCTCGCCTGAAATAAAACCTCCCAGACCCTCTGCTTAAGACAGGGGGTTAATGCGCCTGTAGTTTAAGCAAAAAGCAACGCAGTAGAAGAACTACGCGTCTAGTTTTAGTTGTTTATCTTACCGCTTAAGAACCCTCAATACCCTTTGTTGATAACACAAAGTCAACGTTTGAAGAGATGAGGATAATATGGATTTATTGAGAAGGTGGGCACAATTAACTATATTGATAGCAATATTTAGCAACGCCCAAGCTGAAAATTCTGATGCGCTATCATTACAAACAGCGCTTGATCTAGCATTACGAAATAACCCGAGCCTAGCGGAAATAAAGGTACGGTCTGAGGCGATGGCTTATATTCCATCTCAAGTGGCAACATTACCTGATCCGGTGATCAGTTTTAATGCGCTGAACTTACCAACGGATAGTTTTGACGTAGGCCAAGAAAACATGACTCAGTTACAGGCTGGGTTCTCCCAACAGATTCCTTTTCCTGGTAAGTTGGCATTACGTGAACAGACGGCGACACATGAAGCACAAGCGGCTGCTCATACGGTTGTAGAAGCACGTTGGTTATTATTGCGTGATGTGAAACAAGCGTGGTGGAGTCTGTTGTACCTTGATCATGCATTAAAAATAATGGCTGCTAATCAACGTTTATTACAGCAATTTGTTGATATTGCTCAATCTAAATATCAAGTGGGTCAAGGGTTGCAGCAAGACGTGTTGTTAGCGCAGCTAGAATTGTCTAAATTGCTAGACAATACACTTAGCTTACAAGCCGCGCGTGATTCAGTTAGGGCACGTTTAAATAGCTTAATTGATCGTTCCTCAGACCAGCCGATAGTGTTGACAGTTATGCCTGATGAGCATTTGCCGACTCTAAAAAAAGAAGCTGAACTATTCGCGTTTGCTAATGGACATCGCGCCTTACTAGCAGTAAAGCGTGAATCTGTTAAGGCCGCTAAATCACAACGAGACTTAGCAGAAAAGGATTTTTACCCCGATTTTAATGTTGGTGCTTTTTATAGTGTGCGCGACGATATGCCCAATGGGCAAGAGCGTGCTGACTTGCTTAGTGTGCGGCTTAGTATGAATGTGCCAATTTTTACGGATCATAAACAGCAAAAAGCGGTTGATCAAAGGAACAAGGAAGTGCTGCAACAAAAGTTTTCCTTGCGTGATGCAACGAATCGAGTACATAGCGAAATATCCACGGCCTATAGTCAATATCAAAAGAGTAGGCAACAAGTACTGTTATTTAAAACGGGCATTATTCCTCAAGCCAGACAAACGGTTGCATCCATGCTGGCGGGTTATCAGGTGGACAAGGTGGACTTTTTAAATTTAGTGCGAAGTCAGATTACGCTTTACAACTATGAAACCCAATACTGGAAAGCTTTAACAGAAGCCCAACAAGTGTTGGCACAATTAATTGCCGTTGTTGGCAAGGAAGAGATTTATGAGTAACAAGATATTATGGATAGCTGCGCCTGCAATGCTGGCATTGGGGCTGGGTTTAGGGTATTGGTTTGCAAGTACGCCACAGACAAGTGCTCCGAGCACAATACCACCGAAAAAAAGTGATATTTTATTCTATCGTCACCCGATGAACCCAGAGATTACCTCACCTGTCCCTGCAAAAGGTGAAATGGGAATGGACTATACACCGGTGTATGCAGGCGATGAGCAAATGAATAAAGCACCGATAGGCACGGTTAAAATTGATGGGGTCACAACGCAAAATATTGGGGTAAGAACGACTAAGGCTAAAGAAGAGGCAATGTCACATATTGTTAGGGCTGTTGGCCGAGTGGATTATGACGAGCAGAACATGGTTAGGCTGCACCCTAAAATTGAGGGCTGGGTTGAAGACATGTACGTTGATAAAACCGGACAATGGGTTAAAAAGGATACTCAATTACTTAATATTTATTCGCCACAATTAGTCGCTAGCCAAGAAGAGTATTTATTGGCACTTAAAAATAATAAAGCCTTGGAAAAAAGCCCGATAGACACGATTCGTAAAGGCGCTGAACAGCTACTTAAAAGTTCACGTGAGCGACTTAAACTCTTCGACTTTCCGGCTCATCAACTGTTGGAATTAGATAAAACCGGTCGGGTGAAAAAAAATATTCATATTCATAGCCCAGCAGAAGGGATTGTGATGAAAATAGGTGCGCGTAACGGTCAATTTGTCACCCCTCAAACAGAAATTTATATGATTGCGGACTTAAGGACTGTCTGGGTGTATGCGAATATTTATGAATAT from Cycloclasticus pugetii PS-1 includes:
- a CDS encoding restriction endonuclease, giving the protein MAILDFKEIAEAHKATGLQDTFELFTRDFLSFMGYKVITDPDRGADGGVDLIVEERRTGVGGETNIKWLVSCKHKAFSGKSVSPIDDANIRDRVESNGCQGFIGFYSTLASTGLSTNLEGMKDKLEYQVFDKEKIEGQLLHSAKGLEIAERYFPVSLSEWRTENPQPAKIFVEKPSLKCKVCEKELLEQDDNGVITLWQRKRKDYEKEKEHFEYVFWTCRGRCDSVLAQAIRAKTNQLIDGWEDISDVMMPTIFIKWVMSIMNEQRSGVVYSDEAYESLKEFMLQVFPYVSRHLTAKETEHVKSLGMIPSYLGGLGYEG
- a CDS encoding TolC family protein encodes the protein MDLLRRWAQLTILIAIFSNAQAENSDALSLQTALDLALRNNPSLAEIKVRSEAMAYIPSQVATLPDPVISFNALNLPTDSFDVGQENMTQLQAGFSQQIPFPGKLALREQTATHEAQAAAHTVVEARWLLLRDVKQAWWSLLYLDHALKIMAANQRLLQQFVDIAQSKYQVGQGLQQDVLLAQLELSKLLDNTLSLQAARDSVRARLNSLIDRSSDQPIVLTVMPDEHLPTLKKEAELFAFANGHRALLAVKRESVKAAKSQRDLAEKDFYPDFNVGAFYSVRDDMPNGQERADLLSVRLSMNVPIFTDHKQQKAVDQRNKEVLQQKFSLRDATNRVHSEISTAYSQYQKSRQQVLLFKTGIIPQARQTVASMLAGYQVDKVDFLNLVRSQITLYNYETQYWKALTEAQQVLAQLIAVVGKEEIYE
- a CDS encoding efflux RND transporter periplasmic adaptor subunit, with the translated sequence MSNKILWIAAPAMLALGLGLGYWFASTPQTSAPSTIPPKKSDILFYRHPMNPEITSPVPAKGEMGMDYTPVYAGDEQMNKAPIGTVKIDGVTTQNIGVRTTKAKEEAMSHIVRAVGRVDYDEQNMVRLHPKIEGWVEDMYVDKTGQWVKKDTQLLNIYSPQLVASQEEYLLALKNNKALEKSPIDTIRKGAEQLLKSSRERLKLFDFPAHQLLELDKTGRVKKNIHIHSPAEGIVMKIGARNGQFVTPQTEIYMIADLRTVWVYANIYEYELPWINEGDLVEMQLVGIPGRIFKGHLAYIYPYAESETRTIKVRLVFDNPELLLKPNMFADLTIHANPQSNEVVIPSEAVIRSGSRNQVFVVRDKGKFEPRLVTLGLESNGKIAVLEGLKAGEEVVTSAQFLIDSESKLREATAKMLESMSSDKQTSSSKMQMPQEITHD